The following proteins come from a genomic window of Thiothrix unzii:
- a CDS encoding imelysin family protein, translating into MFKQLILLLCLAPTTLWAQTVTPLPDSDGLLVSITEKAIQPLYRELDKAGEALAQQSKVFCSNPNQANFTAVRQAWAETLLAWQRTDALLFGPAVENQRDFNVHFTPPKKLVIQKHLNASTALTPDTIAQTGVGGRGLPALEWLLFDREQPIDAQLKTFQQDGGKRRCAYVQAASELLQGDLHEIAQAWADEGDNYAKAFKTAARGNAHLANTQQALDTLVGKIYQSSEKIAKNRLGNPLGKGLVSSGTNHDTVQNQSNAYQLEAWRSGYAIQSVRANMQGLQRLLVDGGILAQLKTQTANQALAEQLTTAIEAFLKLPVPEADPFELISQGQGAALDDYYQRAESIRSLIRTQLAPAMGVQLGFNDNDGD; encoded by the coding sequence ATGTTTAAGCAACTGATTTTGCTACTTTGTCTTGCCCCGACCACCTTATGGGCGCAAACCGTTACACCACTGCCTGATTCCGACGGATTACTGGTCAGTATCACTGAAAAGGCGATTCAACCGCTGTACCGCGAACTCGATAAAGCCGGGGAAGCTTTGGCACAACAAAGCAAAGTATTTTGCAGTAACCCGAATCAGGCAAATTTTACAGCAGTACGTCAGGCATGGGCGGAAACCTTACTGGCATGGCAACGCACGGATGCCCTGCTGTTTGGCCCGGCAGTTGAGAATCAGCGGGATTTCAATGTGCATTTTACCCCGCCGAAAAAACTGGTGATCCAGAAACATTTAAACGCCAGCACCGCACTCACACCGGACACGATCGCGCAAACTGGGGTGGGTGGGCGTGGTTTGCCCGCACTAGAGTGGCTCTTGTTTGACCGCGAACAACCCATTGATGCGCAACTCAAAACGTTCCAGCAAGACGGCGGTAAACGCCGTTGTGCGTATGTTCAAGCCGCCAGTGAATTATTGCAAGGCGACTTACACGAGATTGCACAAGCTTGGGCAGACGAAGGTGACAATTACGCCAAAGCCTTTAAAACAGCGGCGCGAGGTAACGCGCACTTAGCCAATACCCAACAGGCATTGGATACATTGGTCGGAAAAATCTATCAATCTTCCGAAAAAATCGCAAAAAACCGTTTAGGAAATCCCTTAGGCAAAGGCTTAGTCAGCAGTGGGACGAATCACGATACGGTGCAAAATCAATCGAACGCTTACCAATTGGAAGCATGGCGCAGCGGATATGCCATTCAAAGCGTGCGTGCCAATATGCAGGGTTTGCAACGTCTGTTAGTCGATGGCGGCATCCTCGCACAACTGAAAACACAAACCGCCAACCAAGCTCTTGCCGAACAGTTAACCACGGCAATCGAAGCCTTTTTAAAGCTGCCTGTACCGGAAGCGGATCCGTTTGAGTTAATTAGCCAAGGTCAAGGCGCGGCATTGGATGATTATTACCAGCGTGCAGAAAGCATCCGTAGTTTAATCCGCACCCAATTAGCCCCGGCGATGGGTGTGCAACTGGGTTTCAATGATAATGACGGAGATTAA
- a CDS encoding di-heme oxidoredictase family protein: MRVTLAMTLSSLMLLSGLANGDTPRSLSGNPQQHEDFAVGGAFFQQPWVIAPASTSARDGLGPLFKANSCLACHIGHGRGHPPFTDAEPFMSTIVKLGVPIRDSQQHEQAKVLGVAPDPVYGDHLQTLGIKGLPSEATPRFRYSEIQGEFKDGTSYTLLKPHLEITQPNYGAFAPDIQFSARVAPPLLGMGLLESIPETDILANADPDDRNGDGISGKPNTVWDIAKQQTVLGRFSWKANQPSIRQQSADAFRNDIGITSSLFPEQPCSAVQTDCLQLPTGGKPEIPDDLLATVVFHVANQPVPVRRTTNDIQVIQGQQLFGQAGCAACHIPSFTALANQPHQPYSDLLLHDMGEGLADNRPEFAASGREWRTAPLWGIGLTEKINGHTRFLHDGRARNLLEAILWHGGEAEPAKQAVVAMPKTKREALLHFLNSL, from the coding sequence ATGCGAGTAACTTTAGCCATGACCCTCAGTAGCTTGATGCTGCTGTCAGGTCTAGCCAACGGCGATACCCCCCGTTCCCTGAGCGGGAACCCGCAACAGCATGAAGATTTCGCCGTCGGTGGCGCATTCTTTCAGCAACCCTGGGTTATCGCCCCCGCCTCGACCAGCGCACGCGATGGTTTGGGGCCGTTATTCAAGGCTAATAGTTGCCTTGCCTGCCATATTGGACATGGGCGCGGACATCCGCCGTTTACCGATGCCGAACCGTTTATGTCGACCATCGTTAAGTTGGGTGTCCCTATTCGGGATTCCCAACAACACGAGCAAGCCAAGGTATTGGGTGTCGCACCTGACCCTGTTTACGGCGATCATTTACAAACTTTAGGTATTAAAGGCTTACCCAGCGAAGCGACCCCGCGTTTTCGTTACAGCGAAATCCAAGGGGAATTCAAAGATGGCACTAGCTATACCCTGCTGAAACCGCATTTGGAAATCACCCAGCCGAATTACGGTGCGTTCGCCCCCGATATTCAGTTTTCTGCACGGGTTGCACCGCCATTGCTGGGCATGGGGTTGCTGGAAAGCATTCCTGAAACGGACATTCTTGCCAATGCTGACCCAGATGACCGTAACGGTGACGGAATATCAGGCAAACCCAACACTGTGTGGGACATAGCCAAACAGCAAACCGTGTTAGGACGCTTTAGCTGGAAAGCGAATCAGCCCAGCATTCGCCAGCAAAGCGCAGATGCGTTTCGTAACGACATTGGGATTACCTCAAGCTTATTTCCTGAACAGCCATGCAGTGCGGTACAAACCGATTGTTTGCAATTACCTACTGGCGGTAAACCTGAAATTCCCGACGATTTACTTGCTACCGTGGTGTTTCATGTTGCTAACCAACCCGTACCAGTGCGTCGCACAACCAATGACATTCAGGTAATTCAAGGGCAGCAATTGTTCGGGCAAGCGGGTTGTGCGGCCTGCCATATTCCTAGTTTTACAGCATTGGCAAACCAGCCTCACCAGCCCTATTCCGATTTATTGCTGCACGATATGGGCGAGGGTTTAGCCGATAACCGCCCGGAATTTGCAGCCAGCGGACGCGAATGGCGCACTGCGCCGCTGTGGGGCATTGGCTTAACCGAAAAAATTAACGGTCACACCCGCTTTTTACACGACGGACGCGCCCGCAATCTGCTCGAAGCCATTTTGTGGCACGGCGGCGAAGCGGAACCAGCCAAACAAGCGGTTGTCGCCATGCCAAAAACCAAACGGGAAGCGTTGCTGCACTTCCTCAACTCCTTGTAA
- a CDS encoding imelysin family protein → MNRIRQLVASALFGSALTIAPLCVAAETVTAKTVMEHYVNLAHAGFSDTLSTGKVLQEKVNAFIANPTPETQQAAKAAWLAARVPYSQTEAFRFGNPNVDAWEGQVNAWPLDEGLIDYVKQDLYDHEEGNKFATANIIAGKEPINAELLKASHEKGGSEANVATGYHAVEFLLWGQDFNASPNDAGTRAHTDYAKGDTCTNGNCERRAEYLKAVTDLLVADLQTMADDWADAQDNYRKTFLALDEKEAMRRMLFGMGSLSLGELAGERMNVALLAHSQEDEHSCFSDNTHNDIAENARSIQNIFNGTYQRADGTKLEGASLAQLVASKDVKASETLVGKLSDTQQKVTAIVETAKKGEAFDQQIAAENKAGNQRIKAAIAALRSQTGDIEAAAKALGIDNLSPESSDSFGG, encoded by the coding sequence ATGAATCGTATTCGCCAACTGGTAGCAAGCGCACTCTTCGGTAGCGCGTTAACTATCGCGCCATTGTGTGTTGCTGCTGAAACTGTCACCGCTAAAACGGTTATGGAGCATTACGTTAATCTTGCCCACGCTGGTTTTAGTGATACCTTGAGCACAGGTAAAGTGCTGCAAGAAAAAGTGAATGCTTTCATTGCCAATCCAACGCCTGAAACTCAGCAAGCGGCTAAAGCCGCATGGTTGGCGGCACGTGTTCCATACAGCCAAACCGAGGCATTTCGTTTCGGTAATCCCAACGTGGATGCATGGGAAGGTCAAGTGAATGCTTGGCCGTTAGACGAAGGATTGATTGATTACGTTAAACAAGACCTTTACGACCACGAAGAAGGCAATAAATTTGCCACTGCCAATATTATCGCGGGCAAAGAGCCAATCAATGCCGAGTTACTGAAAGCCTCCCATGAAAAAGGCGGTTCTGAAGCTAATGTTGCCACCGGCTATCACGCGGTTGAGTTTTTGCTGTGGGGGCAAGATTTCAATGCCAGCCCCAACGACGCAGGTACACGTGCACACACGGATTACGCCAAAGGTGATACCTGCACCAACGGTAATTGCGAACGCCGCGCTGAATACCTCAAAGCTGTGACCGATTTGCTGGTCGCGGATTTGCAAACGATGGCGGATGATTGGGCAGATGCGCAAGACAATTACCGCAAAACCTTCCTCGCTTTAGATGAAAAAGAAGCAATGCGGCGTATGTTATTCGGCATGGGTAGCCTGAGTTTGGGTGAATTAGCCGGTGAGCGCATGAATGTCGCGTTGTTGGCGCATTCGCAGGAAGATGAGCATTCCTGCTTTAGCGATAATACCCATAATGACATTGCGGAAAACGCTCGCAGCATCCAGAATATTTTCAATGGAACCTATCAACGCGCTGATGGGACGAAGCTCGAAGGTGCAAGCCTTGCGCAACTCGTCGCCAGCAAAGACGTGAAAGCCAGCGAAACACTGGTCGGTAAATTGAGCGACACCCAGCAAAAAGTGACTGCCATTGTCGAAACTGCCAAAAAAGGCGAAGCGTTTGATCAGCAGATTGCCGCTGAAAATAAAGCAGGTAATCAGCGTATTAAAGCAGCGATCGCCGCGTTACGCAGTCAAACAGGCGACATTGAAGCAGCCGCAAAAGCCTTGGGTATCGACAATTTAAGCCCTGAAAGCAGCGACTCTTTTGGTGGATAA
- the hemP gene encoding hemin uptake protein HemP has protein sequence MTDTKPPLVNLEELMRGCKKVILQHGKRPYFLTITRRGNLILTSADDDSLFSEKNCHESYSPTGSKRTLR, from the coding sequence ATGACGGATACCAAACCTCCCCTAGTCAATTTAGAAGAATTGATGCGTGGTTGTAAAAAGGTCATTTTACAGCACGGCAAGCGTCCCTATTTCCTCACCATTACCCGCCGTGGCAACCTGATTTTGACCTCAGCGGACGATGACTCGCTTTTTTCGGAGAAAAATTGTCATGAATCGTATTCGCCAACTGGTAGCAAGCGCACTCTTCGGTAG
- a CDS encoding bacterioferritin-associated ferredoxin yields MYVCICHSVTDKAIKKAVKQGHETLEAIQQELKVGTCCGRCKGHACEVIEETLNPDTFSFNLNLMQGAFA; encoded by the coding sequence ATGTACGTTTGTATTTGCCACTCTGTGACCGACAAAGCGATTAAAAAGGCCGTCAAGCAAGGCCATGAAACGCTGGAAGCCATTCAGCAAGAGCTGAAAGTGGGCACGTGTTGCGGGCGGTGCAAAGGTCATGCCTGTGAAGTCATCGAAGAAACCCTTAACCCCGACACCTTTTCCTTTAACCTCAACCTAATGCAAGGTGCATTCGCATGA
- a CDS encoding cytochrome-c peroxidase, with translation MRLILSCLLLLLPPVAAANTPLTSKAALGEKLFSDVNLSKNRTQSCATCHNPAHGFVDNRSTAVGKAVSLGDDGKSLGDRNAPTAAYAKFSPDFHQNKAGKYIGGQFLDGREQDLAGQAGGPPLNPVEMGMPDKASVVARLQENQDYVSAFKQLFGASVFDKPETAYAAMAESLGEFEKTDLFAPFDSKYDRYLKGEVDLTDQESLGESLFFSNQFTNCNRCHQLKTFPGSDGETFSNYQYHNLGVPTNQAVRAANGKAKNFVDYGLLEHPDVDAKTADGKFKVPTLRNIAVTAPYMHNGVFADLRTVVLFYDKFNNSQRTLNPETGKPWDAPEVDANLALQEKEFQAPALKDAEVDALVAFMKTLTDKRYEQ, from the coding sequence ATGCGCCTGATCCTTTCCTGCTTACTACTGCTGTTACCCCCCGTTGCTGCGGCGAATACGCCGCTGACTAGCAAAGCCGCATTGGGCGAAAAGTTATTTTCTGACGTAAACCTGTCGAAAAACCGCACGCAATCCTGCGCCACTTGTCACAATCCAGCACACGGTTTTGTGGATAATCGCAGCACGGCGGTGGGTAAAGCGGTTTCATTGGGTGACGATGGCAAATCCTTGGGCGATAGGAATGCACCGACGGCTGCTTATGCGAAGTTCAGCCCGGATTTTCACCAGAACAAAGCCGGTAAATACATCGGCGGGCAATTTCTGGATGGGCGTGAGCAAGATTTAGCAGGGCAGGCAGGTGGCCCGCCACTCAATCCGGTGGAAATGGGAATGCCGGACAAAGCGAGTGTAGTAGCGCGTTTGCAGGAAAATCAGGATTATGTCAGTGCGTTCAAACAGCTTTTCGGCGCAAGTGTTTTCGACAAACCGGAAACGGCTTACGCGGCGATGGCGGAAAGTTTGGGCGAGTTTGAGAAAACCGATCTGTTCGCACCGTTTGATTCCAAATATGACCGCTATTTGAAGGGTGAGGTCGATCTGACGGATCAGGAGTCCTTGGGCGAATCGTTATTCTTTTCTAATCAATTCACCAATTGTAACCGTTGCCATCAGTTAAAAACTTTTCCGGGTAGCGATGGCGAAACCTTCAGCAATTACCAGTACCATAACTTGGGCGTGCCAACCAATCAGGCCGTGCGTGCGGCGAATGGTAAAGCTAAAAATTTCGTCGACTACGGTTTGCTGGAACACCCGGATGTCGACGCAAAAACCGCCGATGGTAAATTTAAAGTGCCAACCTTACGCAATATTGCTGTGACCGCGCCGTATATGCACAACGGTGTGTTTGCCGATTTGCGCACGGTGGTATTGTTTTACGACAAATTTAACAACTCACAGCGAACCCTCAACCCGGAAACGGGTAAACCGTGGGACGCGCCAGAAGTTGATGCTAATCTGGCATTGCAGGAAAAGGAATTTCAAGCCCCAGCTTTGAAAGACGCAGAAGTTGATGCCTTAGTGGCATTTATGAAAACGCTGACGGATAAGCGTTACGAGCAATAA
- a CDS encoding ATP-binding protein → MGRLFWKILLTFWLTLLVAGGVTGIAVWLHHSDLQDMEKDVVIRPSSVLAVKAAANTFLYGGTAAMRNMLLEQRDEAPQDLQIYAVDANGKELLERTVSDDTLQRVRASLGKNLKLPIVRQVQTGAESYVLFAPLAGQYPQFQQERRLPPPHRISTPTLIVSGIAVSFLSSFLLAWYFSQPIGILRKAFRAAAKGDLSQRVTATIGSRRDEIADLGRDFDDMATKLQILMASQRRLLHDVSHELRSPLARLQASIGLAHQQPEKVASSLARIEHEAGRLDTLVGEVLTLSRLESGVPQPLDEYIDILELADAVIDDARFEANALSRQVVFQCDVEGNPIIQGHGELLYRALENVVRNAIHHTPENTAVTLAIHHDTTASRLHLTVDDQGSGVPEAELGSIFEPFQRSSNASASRNGYGLGLAIARRAIESHGGTIRAFNKTDGGLRIVIQLPLTKPTT, encoded by the coding sequence ATGGGCAGACTGTTTTGGAAAATCCTCCTCACGTTTTGGCTGACGCTGCTGGTGGCGGGCGGGGTCACTGGCATTGCGGTCTGGTTGCACCACAGCGATTTGCAGGACATGGAAAAAGATGTGGTAATACGCCCCAGCTCCGTCCTCGCGGTCAAAGCGGCAGCCAATACCTTCCTCTATGGCGGCACAGCGGCGATGCGCAATATGTTGCTGGAACAACGCGATGAAGCCCCCCAAGACCTGCAAATTTACGCCGTGGATGCTAACGGCAAGGAGCTGCTAGAGCGCACCGTGTCGGATGATACCCTCCAACGGGTTCGCGCCAGTCTTGGCAAAAACCTCAAATTGCCCATCGTCCGCCAAGTCCAAACCGGGGCAGAAAGTTATGTGCTGTTCGCGCCACTAGCGGGGCAATACCCGCAATTCCAGCAAGAACGACGGCTGCCACCACCGCACCGGATTTCTACCCCAACTCTGATTGTCTCCGGCATTGCCGTCAGCTTTTTATCCAGCTTCCTGCTGGCCTGGTATTTCTCGCAACCCATTGGCATTTTGCGCAAAGCCTTCCGTGCCGCAGCCAAAGGCGATTTGAGCCAGCGTGTTACCGCAACAATTGGTTCGCGGCGTGATGAAATTGCTGATTTGGGTCGCGATTTCGACGATATGGCTACCAAACTGCAAATCCTAATGGCTTCGCAACGCCGCTTGCTGCATGACGTTTCGCACGAACTGCGCTCCCCGCTGGCACGCTTGCAAGCCAGCATCGGTCTGGCGCATCAACAGCCAGAAAAAGTCGCCAGCAGCCTTGCCCGCATTGAACACGAAGCCGGACGCTTGGATACCTTGGTGGGCGAAGTGCTGACGCTTTCGCGCCTCGAATCCGGCGTACCACAGCCGTTGGATGAATACATCGACATTCTGGAATTAGCCGATGCAGTAATTGATGATGCGCGGTTTGAGGCGAATGCGCTGTCACGCCAAGTGGTGTTTCAGTGCGATGTCGAGGGCAATCCGATCATTCAGGGGCATGGTGAATTGCTGTATCGCGCTTTGGAAAACGTGGTGCGCAATGCCATCCACCACACGCCCGAAAATACAGCAGTAACGTTGGCGATTCACCACGATACTACCGCGTCGCGCCTGCATCTGACGGTGGATGATCAAGGGTCGGGTGTGCCCGAAGCGGAATTGGGGAGCATTTTCGAGCCGTTCCAGCGCAGCAGTAACGCCAGTGCCAGCCGTAACGGTTACGGACTGGGGTTGGCGATTGCACGGCGGGCGATTGAAAGTCACGGTGGCACGATTCGCGCATTCAATAAAACTGACGGCGGGTTACGGATTGTGATCCAGCTCCCGCTAACGAAGCCAACAACGTGA
- a CDS encoding response regulator transcription factor: MSKLLLVDDDIELTTMLTEYLEREGFDITAVHNGDAAVREALNGDYALVVLDVMMPGMSGIEALSRIRTHSKMPVLMLTARGDDIDRIIGLELGADDYVPKPCMPRELVARIRAILRRTSSDTTTTNHEPLQTGALTLYPEKRQTLWHGQPLELTSTEFNLLEVLARQAGQPVSKADLSTHGLGRALTRYDRSIDVHMSSIRHKLGNLPDGRSCIQTVRGIGYQLIGE; this comes from the coding sequence ATGAGCAAGCTATTACTGGTCGACGACGACATCGAACTCACCACAATGCTGACCGAATACTTGGAACGCGAAGGTTTCGACATCACCGCTGTGCATAACGGTGACGCAGCGGTGCGCGAAGCCCTCAACGGCGATTACGCGCTGGTGGTGTTGGATGTGATGATGCCCGGCATGAGCGGTATCGAAGCCCTCAGCCGCATCCGCACCCACAGCAAAATGCCGGTGCTGATGCTCACCGCCCGTGGCGACGACATCGACCGCATTATCGGCTTGGAACTGGGTGCAGACGATTACGTGCCAAAACCGTGTATGCCGCGTGAATTGGTTGCCCGCATCCGCGCCATCCTACGCCGCACCAGCAGCGACACTACCACCACGAATCACGAACCGCTGCAAACTGGCGCACTCACCCTTTACCCCGAAAAACGCCAAACCCTCTGGCACGGGCAACCGTTAGAACTCACCAGCACCGAATTCAACCTGCTCGAAGTGCTCGCCCGTCAAGCCGGGCAACCCGTCAGCAAAGCCGATCTCTCCACCCACGGCTTAGGGCGAGCGCTGACCCGTTACGACCGTAGCATCGACGTACACATGAGCAGCATCCGCCACAAACTCGGCAACTTACCGGATGGGCGTTCCTGTATCCAAACCGTGCGCGGCATCGGCTACCAATTGATCGGGGAATAA
- a CDS encoding DUF2934 domain-containing protein: MLYCYGDLCPLRADCYRHTQPTPGRDRFAALPYDAVSETCNYFHSNEPTEALIRETAYYLWLREGCPDNRADEHWAEAYRNLCISTGRVKPCKEM, from the coding sequence ATGCTGTATTGCTATGGCGACTTATGCCCACTACGCGCCGACTGCTATCGGCATACCCAACCGACACCGGGGCGGGACAGGTTCGCCGCTCTGCCCTACGATGCAGTCAGCGAAACATGTAACTATTTCCACAGCAATGAACCCACCGAAGCCCTGATCCGCGAAACCGCGTATTACTTGTGGCTGCGCGAAGGTTGCCCCGACAACCGCGCCGACGAACATTGGGCAGAAGCATACCGGAACTTATGCATCAGCACTGGTCGTGTAAAGCCGTGTAAAGAAATGTAA
- a CDS encoding DUF4405 domain-containing protein, with protein MDTATLRRWATPLTIGAFMLMSITGILMFFHINPGISKVTHEWLSWAMVIGVGLHVVTNWKVFSRYFSQKAAVGVIVFFAILTVASMLIPGGDERRGPPGAMQASQVLLNAPLDKLAGITGSTLEGLQVKLQAQGLKLDATMVSLDAVAKQNQRNPVEVLNSVIAAK; from the coding sequence ATGGACACTGCTACCCTGCGCCGCTGGGCGACACCATTGACGATTGGCGCGTTTATGCTGATGTCGATTACCGGCATTTTAATGTTTTTCCATATCAATCCGGGCATTAGCAAAGTGACGCACGAATGGCTGAGTTGGGCAATGGTCATCGGCGTGGGCTTGCATGTCGTGACCAACTGGAAAGTATTTTCACGGTATTTTTCGCAAAAAGCTGCCGTTGGGGTAATCGTTTTCTTTGCGATATTGACGGTTGCCTCCATGCTGATTCCGGGTGGCGATGAACGTCGCGGGCCACCGGGAGCAATGCAAGCCAGTCAAGTATTGCTCAATGCACCACTGGATAAACTGGCTGGCATTACGGGCAGCACTTTGGAAGGCTTACAGGTGAAATTGCAGGCGCAAGGCTTAAAACTGGACGCGACGATGGTGTCGCTGGATGCAGTGGCTAAGCAAAATCAGCGCAATCCGGTGGAAGTGTTGAATAGCGTGATTGCCGCGAAATAA
- a CDS encoding efflux transporter outer membrane subunit, whose amino-acid sequence MAFAPQRLLISLAICMATVACTPASIRDTATPASTTQIHPSSTVARQPVQANWWQTFNDPLMTALIQEALQASPDIKTAQASLRAARAQRVTAGASLLPSLSTSASARRSDGKDSYSANLDASWEADIFGGNHLADQAAAADLQATQASLEDVKASLAAEVASSYVNLRLTQARLAISRQSLAARDETVRLIGLKQQAGLASGLEVEQSKLSLGQTQAQLPALESNISQTQHALAILTGKEPSALNSRLAAAKPIPAASGQLLNNIPANAIRQRPDIRAAEYKVTAAALRVGEAKANLYPSFNLGGSLNFSSLSLADLLDTSTMVRSLLASISAPLFDGGRLKQQVEAKDAAREQAVASYQKAVLTALKDVANAFASLQANREQQPILANNVALARSAENLAQLSYHAGTADFQNVLEAQRSVLSAQESQLAAQAENTQAMISLYKAIGGAW is encoded by the coding sequence ATGGCCTTCGCTCCACAACGCCTGCTGATTAGCCTCGCCATTTGCATGGCAACGGTCGCGTGTACGCCCGCCAGCATTCGCGATACCGCTACACCTGCCAGTACCACTCAAATTCACCCCAGTAGTACGGTTGCGCGTCAGCCAGTGCAGGCCAATTGGTGGCAAACGTTTAACGACCCGTTAATGACTGCGCTGATTCAAGAAGCCCTGCAAGCCAGTCCCGATATTAAAACTGCGCAAGCCAGTTTACGTGCTGCTCGTGCGCAACGTGTCACTGCCGGAGCAAGTTTATTACCCAGTTTATCCACTAGCGCATCCGCCCGCCGCAGCGATGGCAAGGACAGCTACAGCGCAAATCTTGATGCTAGTTGGGAAGCTGATATTTTTGGAGGCAACCATTTAGCGGATCAAGCCGCAGCCGCTGATTTACAAGCTACTCAAGCCAGTCTGGAAGATGTAAAAGCCTCGCTTGCCGCCGAAGTTGCCAGCAGTTACGTTAACTTACGTTTAACTCAAGCCCGTCTTGCTATTTCACGCCAAAGCCTTGCTGCCCGTGATGAAACCGTGCGTTTGATTGGGTTGAAACAACAAGCGGGGCTTGCCAGCGGTTTGGAAGTCGAACAATCCAAACTCAGTCTGGGGCAAACTCAAGCGCAACTCCCCGCGCTGGAAAGCAACATTAGCCAAACACAACACGCTTTAGCCATTCTCACCGGCAAAGAACCGAGCGCACTTAATTCACGTCTTGCGGCTGCCAAACCGATTCCGGCGGCTAGTGGGCAATTGCTTAATAATATTCCGGCAAACGCCATCCGCCAACGCCCTGATATTCGCGCCGCTGAATACAAAGTCACGGCGGCGGCTTTGCGTGTTGGTGAAGCCAAAGCTAATCTTTACCCCAGTTTTAATTTGGGCGGATCGCTCAATTTCAGCAGTTTAAGTCTCGCGGATTTGTTGGATACCAGCACGATGGTACGTTCCTTATTAGCATCAATCAGTGCGCCATTGTTTGACGGTGGGCGGCTTAAACAGCAGGTCGAAGCTAAAGATGCGGCGCGTGAACAAGCCGTTGCCAGTTACCAAAAAGCGGTATTGACCGCGTTGAAAGATGTCGCCAATGCCTTTGCCAGTTTGCAGGCTAATCGCGAACAGCAACCGATTTTAGCGAACAATGTCGCGCTTGCCCGTAGTGCCGAAAATTTAGCGCAACTCAGCTATCACGCCGGTACGGCAGATTTCCAAAACGTGCTGGAAGCGCAACGCAGCGTCTTGAGTGCGCAAGAAAGCCAGTTGGCAGCACAAGCAGAAAATACTCAGGCAATGATCAGCCTTTACAAAGCCATCGGCGGCGCGTGGTAG